From a region of the Dunckerocampus dactyliophorus isolate RoL2022-P2 chromosome 20, RoL_Ddac_1.1, whole genome shotgun sequence genome:
- the LOC129172893 gene encoding probable D-lactate dehydrogenase, mitochondrial produces the protein MACRWDLLSESDTAKMNPCTDAVRRMWWFFHVVWRKSAAWSKVCHSRCLPIIPFGSGTGLEGGVGAVKEDFDVTVEPGVTRKTLNADLRDTGLWFPVDPGLMAACSASTTNGTMRENGGGPILADGTIIHTPGQCLRGGPCV, from the exons ATGGCGTGTCGGTGGGATCTGCTGTCAGAGAGCGACACGGCAAAGATGAATCCGTGCACAG ATGCCGTCCGCCGGATGTGGTGGTTTTTCCACGTTGTGTGGAGGAAGTCAGCGGCCTGGTCCAAAGTCTGCCATAGCCGATGCCTTCCCATCATCCCGTTTGGTAGCGGAACCGGCCTGGAGGGAGGGGTCGGAGCAGTGAAG GAGGATTTTGATGTGACGGTGGAGCCCGGTGTGACCCGGAAGACTCTCAATGCCGACCTGCGGGACACAGGACTCTGGTTTCCTGTTG ATCCTGGACTGATGGCAGCCTGCAGTGCATCCACCACCAATGGAACCATGAGAGAAAATGGAGGCGGTCCAATACTTGCTGACGGGACTATCATCCACACTCCTGGCCAGTGTCTCCGAG GCGGTCCATGCGTGTAG